The sequence AATCACGCCGTTCCTAGATCGCGTTCGGGACCTTTACGAAAACAATGGTGTTTCGAGTCTTTTGGTTATGGGGGGAGCGGGCGATTACTTCGATGTTGCCGATACGGTGATCATGATGAAGCAGTACCGACCACTGGATGTGACTGAGCAAGCGCGTTCGATTGCCACTGAACTCGTGAGTGAACGCGCGCCCACGCAGGTAGGATACAGTGTTCCTAAAAACCGCCAACCCAACTTCAAATCGCTGGGAGCAGGTGCGGGCCCTAAAGGCATCAAGGTTCGTGTACGTGATATCGATTTGATGAGTTTTGGCCATGAAGATGTGCGAATCGGCTGTGTGGAGCAGCTGGTCGAAAAAGCGCAAGTGCGCGCCATCGGACAGGTTTTACTTGGCTTGGCGCAAGGCGCATCGGGCAATCAACAAACGCTGCGCGAATCACTTGATGATATCGAGAGCATGGTCCATACCGATGGACTCGAATCGATTGCTCGGCGGGTTTCTGGGGACCTCGCCTGGTTTAGGAAGTACGAATTGGCTGCGGTACTCACGAGAATCAGAATCTTGAAGATGAACGAGGGTGCTTGAATAAGCTCCCAAGCGGTAGGAAAAAATTTTGCGACTGGACCTTCATACTCTTAACCCTCGTCAGCGTGATGCCGTCATGCATGATGACGGGCCTCTCCTCGTCTTGGCCGGCGCAGGCAGTGGTAAAACGCGCGTTATTATCTATCGCATCGCCCGGCTCATTGGCGATGGTACAAGCCCTTCAAGAATTTTGGGTGTGACGTTTACGAATAAGGCAGCTGGAGAGATGAGAGAACGTTTGCGCTCTTTGGTTGGCGCCGATGGTTCGAAAGTTCAGTTGTCCACTTTTCACGCCCTCGGTCTCTCTATTCTTAAAGCAGAACATGAAGCCGCGGGTCTCGCCAAAAGGTTTTGTATTTACGACACGGCTGACCAAATGAGTTTGGTTCGGGAACTGATGCGCCGTGTGCGAGTAGCCGACAGAAGACTCGACGCAGGGAAAATTCTCGATATCATTTTGAAAACCAAACGTGAGCGCCGAGAAGAAGTAGAGATCGATTGGGGCGATGATTACGAACTGGCTGCCTATGAACTGTATCCGCGTTATGTGGCCGAGATGCGTGCCTTTAACGCTGTAGACTTTGATGACTTACTCCTGCGCAGTATGGACGTTCTGCTGATTCCTGAAGTAGGCGAGCGCTGGTCTAAGAAATTCGATTATATTCTCGTCGATGAGTACCAAGATACAAGTTCAGACCAGTTGGCGATGCTTAAGATTTTAGCTGGCGAGCGCAACAACGTCTGTGTGGTTGGTGATGATGACCAAAGTATCTATGCATGGCGCGGCGCTGTGGTGGATAATATCCTTCGCTTTGGCCGCGAATTTGGAAGCGCCAAAGAAGTCATCTTAGACCAAAACTACCGTTCAACGGGGCATATTTTAAACGCCGCAAACTCGGTAATCCAGAACAACAAGGTTCGAAAAGATAAGAAGCTCTGGTCTGCCGACGGCGAGGGCGAGCCCATTCATGTGGTGACCTGTGAAGATGGCGAGGAAGAGGCCACGCTTGTATCAGAGACCATTGGTAAGCTTGTATTTGAGGGCATGCGTTACGAAGACATTGCCGTACTCTACCGGTCAAACCTACAGAGCCGCCTCTTAGAAGAGATTCTTGCGGCCGATAAGATTCCTTATCGCATTGTAGGTGGTCAGGCTTTTTTCGAACGCAAAGAAGTCCGTGATGTGATGGCGTATCTTGCAACCATCAACAACCCATTCGATGAGATTTCATTACGCCGAGTTGTGAATATGCCTTCGAGAGGAATCGGTCCCACGAGCCTGCAACGCTTTGCCGCATTTGGTGAGCAGAATGATTGCGGACTTTATGGCGCACTATGCCGCGCTTCAGAGGTTCCCGATATTCCTAAAGCCGCTCAGGCAGGGGCTCAGCAATTTGTTGGTCTGATTCGTAACTTTGGCGCACAGATGCAAGATGCTCAGCCACACCAACTCCAAGGCCATGTAGAGAGCTTAATCGAGGAGATTAAGTTGCGTGACGTCATCATTGCTGCAGATGATTCTGCGACGGTAAGTGAACGACGCATTGAAAATGTTAATGAAGTCATCAACGCAGCTCATCGTTTTGCCGCGATGAATCCGCATAGCACTTCTCCGTTGGAAGACTTCATTTTCATGTCGTCGCTTGTGAAGAACGATGAAAAAGATGACGACCAAGGGAAGGTCACGTTGATGACCTTACACAGTGCCAAAGGGCTGGAGTACCCGGCAGTTTTTATGGTGGGTATGGAAGAAGAACTTCTCCCGCATCGCCGAACGATTGAGCTTGGCGGGGACCTCTCTGAGGAGCGAAGACTTTGCTATGTGGGCATAACGCGCGCCAAACAGAGGCTTTGGTTAACCAAGTGTCTGTATCGCTCCAGTCGAGGAAAAATGATGGAGCGCGGTAGTTCGCGCTTTTTAGAAGAGCTGCCCGAAGGCGACGGTGTGCTGCGGTGGAATCGTAATTCACCACCAACCGACGAAATGACTGAATCGAAAGCGGAGGACTTTCTGGCCAAGATACGGGCTCAGCTGGAAATGGACGAGGTTTAAGACTGTGGAAAATTCAATTGAATCCATCGAGCTCTCTGTACTCGGGCAGACCATACGAGGCTGGACCAGTGGGCCGGAAGATGGCGTCCCTGTGTTGGCCCTGCACGGCTGGTTAGACAATGCCAATAGCTTTGCCCCATTGGCTCAAATTTTGGGAGCAGGCTACCGCCTTGTGGCTGTGGACCTTCCCGGTCACGGCTTATCAGATCACCGAAGAGCGGGCGCATCGTATGCATTTGCGGATTGGGTGGCTCCGGTTACCGGATTGGTGGATGCACTGGGCTGGGAAAAGTTTGTCTTGATGGGCCATTCGATGGGTGCGGGAATAGCCACACTGGTCGCGGGTACTTTTCCCGAGCGTATTCGAAGCCTGATTCTCCTAGAAGGCTTGGGGCCTCTAACGACAACTCCTGAGAAATCTCCCGCGCAGCTTGCCCGCCATGTTCGCAACAGGCTGGAACAAGAAGTTGTGAGAAATGCTCGGACCTTCAAGGATAGGGAAGAAGCTGCTCAGAGGCTTTCGGAAGCTGTGCAAGGTCTGCCTCTTGAGGCGGCGCGCCTACTGGTTGAACGAGGAACGAAGCAAGTGGCAGGCGGCTACACCTGGTCTACTGATGGGCGGCTTAAAACGCCCTCATCGCTTCGCTTGAGCGAGGAGCATGTTCTGGCTTTTCTTCAAGCCATCGCTGCACCGTCGCTGCTTATATTGGGAGAGTCGGGGATGAGATTTCCTGAGTCGACCTACAGCCGGCGCCGGGGTTCGCTCGATGGCTTAAAAGTTGAGAAGATTCCGGGAGGTCACCATGTTCACATGGAGTCTCATGTAGCCGTAGCCACGAGCATCGCCGAGTTTCTCAATCCTCTTCTTGACCATTCTTGAAAGAGCTGTGCGTACGGTAATATTCTACGGTTCGTGTGACGCCGTCGGCTTCCTCTTTCAAAAAGTTTTGAATAGCATCCCAAAATCCAGCGTGCTTCATATGGTGTGAGCTGTGGCAAACAGCTGCATCAAACCCTCGCGATATTTTATGCTCGCCTTGCGCTCCCGCTTCAATCTTATGAATCTCATTCTGAAACGCCCATTCAATGGGGAGATAATAACAGAGTTCAAAATGCAAATGGCTAAAGTCCTCGGTGCAACCCCAGTAACGACCAAAGAGGTTCTGAGCACCGTGAAAAAATAACGAACCGGCCACAGTCGTGTCTTCAAGGCTCGCGAGTGAGGCCATAACGGAACCTGCCATGTTTTTTTGGATGTATTGAAAAAACTCGAGATTGAGAT comes from Deltaproteobacteria bacterium and encodes:
- a CDS encoding UvrD-helicase domain-containing protein translates to MRLDLHTLNPRQRDAVMHDDGPLLVLAGAGSGKTRVIIYRIARLIGDGTSPSRILGVTFTNKAAGEMRERLRSLVGADGSKVQLSTFHALGLSILKAEHEAAGLAKRFCIYDTADQMSLVRELMRRVRVADRRLDAGKILDIILKTKRERREEVEIDWGDDYELAAYELYPRYVAEMRAFNAVDFDDLLLRSMDVLLIPEVGERWSKKFDYILVDEYQDTSSDQLAMLKILAGERNNVCVVGDDDQSIYAWRGAVVDNILRFGREFGSAKEVILDQNYRSTGHILNAANSVIQNNKVRKDKKLWSADGEGEPIHVVTCEDGEEEATLVSETIGKLVFEGMRYEDIAVLYRSNLQSRLLEEILAADKIPYRIVGGQAFFERKEVRDVMAYLATINNPFDEISLRRVVNMPSRGIGPTSLQRFAAFGEQNDCGLYGALCRASEVPDIPKAAQAGAQQFVGLIRNFGAQMQDAQPHQLQGHVESLIEEIKLRDVIIAADDSATVSERRIENVNEVINAAHRFAAMNPHSTSPLEDFIFMSSLVKNDEKDDDQGKVTLMTLHSAKGLEYPAVFMVGMEEELLPHRRTIELGGDLSEERRLCYVGITRAKQRLWLTKCLYRSSRGKMMERGSSRFLEELPEGDGVLRWNRNSPPTDEMTESKAEDFLAKIRAQLEMDEV
- a CDS encoding alpha/beta hydrolase: MENSIESIELSVLGQTIRGWTSGPEDGVPVLALHGWLDNANSFAPLAQILGAGYRLVAVDLPGHGLSDHRRAGASYAFADWVAPVTGLVDALGWEKFVLMGHSMGAGIATLVAGTFPERIRSLILLEGLGPLTTTPEKSPAQLARHVRNRLEQEVVRNARTFKDREEAAQRLSEAVQGLPLEAARLLVERGTKQVAGGYTWSTDGRLKTPSSLRLSEEHVLAFLQAIAAPSLLILGESGMRFPESTYSRRRGSLDGLKVEKIPGGHHVHMESHVAVATSIAEFLNPLLDHS